A single genomic interval of Aureliella helgolandensis harbors:
- a CDS encoding nucleoside hydrolase, with product MARKVIIDCDPGIDDAIGLCMALFDPRLEVVAITACAGTVDADQATQNVRALVENLDPPRMPRIGSALEAEAGAAVNNGTLLHGDDGLGNSNWLPISRQHSMPSDKLISDCLRTDPGKITIVTMGPLTGIAKAISRDPAIVPMVDRIVIAGGSVTGVGNVTATAEFNMHFDPLSARAVFQSATTKSLIPRELCDQLNFGWELVEKLPPNYMKVGKVLHQIVPHLCRTTRQHLGQETIELHAVLPILMLVEPMLFDWEEMAGDVEVNGDLTRGATVFDRRTPRKWRPNMEVATSLDADAIRDAFYNCLKFAAQNS from the coding sequence ATGGCACGAAAAGTTATCATTGACTGTGACCCCGGAATTGACGATGCGATCGGCTTGTGCATGGCATTGTTTGACCCGCGACTCGAAGTCGTGGCCATTACCGCCTGTGCTGGCACCGTGGATGCCGACCAAGCCACGCAAAACGTGAGGGCGCTGGTCGAAAACCTCGATCCGCCTCGCATGCCGCGGATTGGTTCGGCCCTGGAGGCTGAAGCGGGCGCTGCGGTCAATAATGGCACGCTGCTCCATGGGGACGACGGGTTGGGGAATTCGAATTGGCTCCCCATCTCTCGCCAGCATTCAATGCCCAGTGATAAACTGATCTCGGACTGTTTGCGAACTGACCCAGGAAAAATCACCATCGTGACCATGGGACCGTTGACGGGAATCGCCAAGGCCATAAGCCGAGACCCGGCGATCGTGCCAATGGTAGACCGCATCGTCATCGCCGGCGGTAGCGTAACGGGAGTCGGCAACGTTACCGCCACCGCGGAATTCAACATGCACTTCGATCCGTTGAGTGCGCGAGCCGTTTTCCAATCGGCAACCACGAAGAGCTTGATTCCACGCGAGTTGTGTGATCAGCTCAATTTCGGCTGGGAACTCGTCGAAAAGCTGCCTCCGAATTACATGAAGGTGGGGAAGGTGTTGCATCAAATCGTGCCACACCTGTGTCGCACGACGCGACAGCACCTGGGCCAGGAAACCATTGAATTGCACGCCGTACTTCCGATCCTGATGCTCGTTGAACCCATGCTATTCGACTGGGAGGAAATGGCTGGAGATGTGGAAGTGAATGGGGATTTGACCCGCGGTGCGACCGTTTTTGACCGTCGGACGCCGCGGAAGTGGCGGCCCAACATGGAAGTCGCTACGTCGCTCGATGCCGATGCGATTCGCGATGCCTTTTACAATTGCCTCAAGTTCGCTGCGCAGAATTCCTGA
- a CDS encoding S41 family peptidase — protein MTFIVRSTLFSVMVSCCVPAFHAHAQGPAPQVRPAQDVDQLIRAGIEFEKQRDWIKAIQHYEAAHRSYLENADISRRLLICRLHYDVIRRCNDGSISNIINRVSVADALELYSEVLARLETSYVEPVNLNELIRGGTAYLEVALTEPGFVERYLAAQSPEQIEFFRTSIHKQTLANRITTHADARNVVAEAARTAQQQLRIPPAATVMQFVFGAIGLLDPYSSFLSSSELGEVESQIEGNFVGLGIALQPHEVPLRVLSVIPGGPALEAGMQPGDLILKIDSVVCEDVGAEKAADLLRGPDQSEVRLVMRRTTGEVFERTVARRRVEVPSVEDVQIIEPNEGIAYLKISSFQKTTAPELDEALWNMHRAGMRSLIIDVRGNPGGWLDASVAVADRFLAEGSIVSTRGKNGIENQNYSATRGGTWQVPLVVLIDHDSASASEILAGAIADNRRGVVVGETSYGKGSVQGLFHTKALSSGIRLTVSKFYSPSGRAISDQGVRPTVAIDASNSEEVRFVAKPAEGHVALPPTSTTDRTLHAGIEQARRQILTAQVTRN, from the coding sequence ATGACTTTCATTGTTCGAAGCACCCTATTTTCAGTGATGGTGTCGTGCTGTGTACCCGCATTTCACGCTCACGCTCAAGGCCCAGCGCCTCAAGTCCGTCCAGCGCAAGACGTGGATCAACTGATTCGCGCTGGGATTGAGTTTGAAAAGCAACGAGACTGGATCAAAGCGATTCAGCACTATGAGGCGGCGCACCGCTCCTATCTCGAAAACGCTGACATCAGTCGTCGCTTGCTAATCTGCCGACTGCACTATGATGTAATCCGGCGATGCAACGACGGTTCCATTTCCAATATTATCAACCGGGTATCGGTGGCAGATGCACTGGAACTCTATTCAGAAGTTCTAGCGAGATTGGAGACGAGCTACGTAGAGCCGGTGAATCTCAATGAATTGATTCGTGGCGGTACCGCCTATTTGGAAGTCGCTTTGACGGAGCCCGGATTCGTCGAACGCTACTTGGCAGCGCAGTCACCTGAGCAAATCGAGTTCTTTCGAACCTCTATCCATAAGCAAACACTCGCCAATCGTATCACCACCCATGCCGACGCACGCAATGTTGTCGCCGAGGCCGCCCGCACTGCCCAGCAACAACTGCGAATTCCACCGGCAGCGACTGTCATGCAGTTTGTGTTCGGTGCTATAGGACTGCTCGACCCCTACTCTTCGTTCCTGTCTTCCTCGGAACTTGGAGAAGTGGAATCCCAAATTGAGGGCAATTTTGTAGGCCTCGGTATTGCTCTGCAGCCTCACGAAGTTCCCTTGCGAGTTCTCTCGGTAATTCCTGGCGGTCCTGCCTTGGAAGCTGGCATGCAACCGGGGGATTTAATCCTCAAGATTGACTCAGTCGTGTGTGAAGACGTGGGCGCTGAAAAGGCTGCCGACCTCCTCCGCGGCCCCGATCAATCGGAGGTCCGGTTGGTCATGCGTCGCACCACTGGTGAAGTTTTCGAACGAACCGTTGCACGTCGTCGTGTGGAAGTACCTAGCGTCGAAGATGTTCAGATCATCGAGCCGAACGAGGGAATCGCCTACCTGAAAATCAGTAGCTTTCAGAAGACAACAGCACCGGAACTCGACGAAGCTCTGTGGAATATGCACCGTGCCGGCATGCGAAGCTTGATTATCGATGTGCGTGGGAATCCAGGAGGATGGCTCGACGCATCGGTCGCAGTTGCGGATCGCTTTTTAGCCGAAGGCAGTATTGTCAGCACTCGCGGTAAAAACGGTATCGAAAACCAAAACTACTCAGCTACTCGCGGAGGAACTTGGCAGGTTCCCTTGGTCGTGCTAATCGACCATGACAGTGCGAGTGCCAGCGAAATCCTAGCAGGTGCCATCGCTGACAATCGCCGCGGCGTCGTGGTAGGAGAAACTTCCTACGGCAAAGGCAGCGTGCAGGGCTTATTCCACACCAAGGCACTGTCGAGTGGAATTCGTTTGACCGTGTCCAAATTTTACTCGCCAAGCGGACGAGCGATTAGTGACCAAGGTGTTCGACCGACCGTTGCGATCGATGCCAGCAACAGTGAGGAAGTCCGGTTCGTCGCCAAGCCTGCCGAGGGGCATGTGGCTCTTCCGCCCACCTCGACAACCGATCGAACTCTGCATGCAGGGATTGAACAGGCACGACGTCAAATTCTGACCGCCCAGGTGACCCGCAACTAA
- a CDS encoding sulfatase produces MHWPTIAKSLSGLVIGLAFSLLPCRAAPPDRPNILFIYIDDMGAGDCGFTGTDFYETPHIDRLASDSVVFRNGYAAAANCAPSRACLLTGTYSPRHEIYNVGTGLRGNPKFSRLRHIPGTDTLRPEIVTWAERIRSAGYATGILGKWHLSQDPLDYGFDVNIGGTHAGSPPKGYFPPHPNAPGLEVTGEEEYLTDRLTDEAVSFIEANQTRPWLLYLSHFAVHTPLQAQQSKVAKYLEKPKGEIHDHAMMAAMIESVDDGVGRLIATLDRLQLTERTIIVFSSDNGGYGPATNMHPLKGYKGTYYEGGLRVPFFIKWPGVILAGRTSDVPVCNIDLYPTFCEMTGVTLPDPTQLDGISLVPLLAEDRELPERPLYWHFPAYLDSYSRRDEQRDPLFRARPCSVIRLGDWKLVEYFEDGAIELFNLRDDIGEAHNQVNERPALARELHQKLIAWRVATSAPVPTEPNPRYRRQAEAKEIARLSGRLQQD; encoded by the coding sequence ATGCATTGGCCGACGATCGCGAAGAGTTTAAGTGGCCTGGTCATTGGGCTCGCGTTCAGCTTACTTCCCTGCCGAGCGGCCCCGCCGGACCGCCCCAACATCCTGTTCATCTATATCGACGACATGGGGGCTGGAGATTGTGGTTTCACGGGGACCGACTTCTATGAAACGCCCCACATCGATCGACTTGCGAGCGATTCCGTCGTCTTCCGCAATGGATACGCTGCGGCAGCCAATTGTGCACCATCCCGCGCCTGCCTACTGACTGGGACGTATTCGCCGCGGCACGAGATCTATAACGTGGGAACGGGCCTGCGTGGAAACCCAAAGTTCAGTCGACTTCGGCATATCCCAGGAACCGATACGTTAAGACCGGAAATCGTCACCTGGGCCGAGAGGATCCGGTCGGCTGGCTACGCAACTGGCATCCTAGGCAAATGGCATTTAAGCCAAGATCCACTGGATTATGGTTTCGATGTCAACATTGGCGGTACGCATGCGGGCAGCCCGCCCAAGGGATATTTCCCACCTCATCCCAATGCCCCCGGCTTGGAAGTCACAGGCGAGGAGGAATACCTGACGGACCGTTTGACGGACGAAGCCGTCTCCTTTATCGAAGCCAATCAAACGCGTCCTTGGCTGCTTTATCTGTCGCATTTCGCCGTCCACACGCCGCTCCAAGCTCAGCAGAGTAAAGTTGCTAAGTATCTGGAAAAGCCGAAAGGTGAAATTCATGATCACGCCATGATGGCGGCAATGATTGAAAGCGTGGATGATGGGGTCGGTCGGCTAATCGCAACGCTTGATAGGTTGCAGTTGACCGAGCGAACGATCATCGTCTTTTCTTCTGATAACGGTGGCTATGGTCCGGCCACCAATATGCATCCCCTCAAAGGTTACAAAGGAACGTACTATGAAGGTGGCCTGCGCGTCCCGTTTTTCATCAAGTGGCCTGGCGTAATCCTAGCGGGCCGAACCTCTGATGTTCCCGTTTGTAATATCGATCTTTACCCGACCTTCTGCGAGATGACCGGGGTTACTTTGCCGGATCCCACGCAGTTGGACGGAATTAGCCTAGTGCCCCTACTGGCCGAGGATCGGGAGTTGCCAGAACGTCCACTCTACTGGCACTTCCCTGCCTACCTCGATAGCTACTCGCGTCGTGACGAACAACGCGACCCCCTCTTTCGTGCTCGCCCCTGCAGTGTGATCCGTCTTGGAGATTGGAAGTTGGTCGAGTATTTTGAAGATGGGGCAATTGAGCTGTTTAACCTGCGCGACGATATTGGCGAGGCTCACAATCAGGTTAACGAACGTCCCGCACTGGCTCGCGAGTTGCATCAGAAGTTAATCGCATGGCGTGTGGCAACTTCGGCGCCTGTACCGACCGAACCGAATCCCCGCTATCGCCGCCAGGCGGAAGCAAAGGAGATTGCCAGACTGTCTGGACGTTTGCAGCAGGACTAA
- a CDS encoding PSD1 and planctomycete cytochrome C domain-containing protein: MTGAQESESKVAPQDAEDTSLFTDRVQPLLEAHCLECHSHAYDEAEGLLMLDSLAAMTAGGSRGPSLVAGKPEASLLFQALTYADTDLQMPPSEKLSEEDIEVFRSWIATGAKVPPSFQGSVATGGPQKSTAENHWAYQPLRSGEHATSAEVDAATGNPIDRIVSAKLETRGLQLSPRADSRTLLRRLSYDLTGLPPNLHQFAEFEASQLAGQDMLPTVDRLLASPQFGERWARHWMDVSRYADNKGYVFQEDREYAEAYKYRDWLVRSLNQDMPYDAFIRYQLAADLIPDASPADLPALGFLTLGRRFLNNKLDIIDDRLDVVTRGLMGMTVACARCHDHKYDPISQKDYYSLFAVFLNTDEPGGEPWPHRLADSEKERTAHVLLRGVPGNNGEVVSRRFVSLLNPSEVPFGEGSGRLDLARAIASPTNPLTARVLVNRVWMQLMGTPLVDTPSDFGTRSTEPEYLELLDSLAESFVANQWSIKQLIRHIVSSRTYQQSSLEIQPGKDVDPANRLYWRMNRKRLDFESLRDTLLKVTGNLDERLYGQAVPIDQLSGALRRTVYSYIDRQNLPSVFRTFDMASPDTHTPKRPQTSVPQQGLYLMNSDFIAEISLRLSEQPEFSDAEVDAAEKANRLFQQILGRAATEQEIQLAVELTEQAEQAAPAELAERWIYGYGPFDVSNATLQSFTRLPMFIAETWQGGAELPDAKLGWCKLSALGGHPGNSQEFAVVRRWVAPRSGTVSIRGNLNHPAAEGDGVRASLLSGGKLIEQWTALNQRMPTRAQGIDVEQGAVLDFVTDCISSPNHDSFEWKVAVQYREGTPKEFRSEAGVPQPPKTPMNPWALLVQALLTTNELAFVD, encoded by the coding sequence ATGACTGGCGCTCAGGAATCCGAGAGCAAGGTTGCACCCCAAGACGCTGAGGATACTTCCCTCTTCACCGACCGAGTCCAGCCACTGCTGGAGGCCCACTGTTTGGAGTGCCACTCGCACGCCTACGATGAAGCGGAGGGCTTGCTCATGCTCGATTCCTTGGCCGCAATGACGGCGGGTGGATCTCGCGGGCCGTCCTTGGTCGCTGGGAAGCCCGAGGCGAGCCTACTGTTTCAGGCACTGACCTACGCGGACACCGATTTGCAGATGCCTCCCAGCGAGAAGTTGTCGGAAGAAGACATTGAAGTATTCCGTTCATGGATTGCAACTGGAGCAAAGGTACCGCCAAGCTTCCAGGGTTCGGTTGCGACGGGAGGCCCTCAGAAATCCACCGCTGAGAATCACTGGGCATATCAGCCGCTGCGTAGCGGTGAGCATGCTACGTCGGCTGAGGTGGATGCGGCCACGGGGAATCCCATTGATCGGATTGTGTCTGCCAAGCTCGAGACGCGAGGATTACAGCTCTCTCCTAGAGCCGACTCGAGAACGTTGCTACGGCGGCTGAGCTACGACCTCACTGGCCTTCCTCCGAACCTGCACCAGTTTGCTGAGTTTGAAGCGAGCCAGCTCGCCGGGCAGGATATGCTTCCGACGGTCGATCGACTGCTGGCTTCGCCTCAGTTCGGTGAGCGTTGGGCCAGACACTGGATGGATGTATCGCGTTACGCAGATAACAAAGGGTATGTCTTTCAGGAGGATCGCGAATATGCCGAGGCGTATAAATACCGAGATTGGCTAGTCCGTTCTCTGAACCAAGACATGCCTTACGACGCGTTTATCCGTTACCAACTCGCGGCGGACTTAATTCCAGATGCATCCCCTGCTGATCTACCGGCACTTGGTTTCCTCACGTTAGGCAGACGCTTTCTTAACAATAAGCTGGACATTATTGACGACCGATTGGACGTCGTAACGCGTGGTTTGATGGGCATGACCGTCGCCTGTGCACGTTGTCATGATCACAAGTACGATCCCATCTCCCAGAAGGACTACTATTCCCTATTTGCTGTCTTTCTGAATACCGATGAACCAGGTGGAGAGCCCTGGCCTCACCGGTTAGCCGATTCCGAAAAAGAGCGGACGGCGCATGTGCTTTTGCGTGGAGTCCCTGGAAATAATGGCGAGGTGGTTTCGCGGCGGTTCGTGAGCCTTTTGAACCCCTCCGAAGTCCCGTTCGGCGAGGGAAGTGGTCGACTGGACTTGGCTCGGGCCATCGCTTCTCCCACCAATCCTCTCACCGCGCGCGTGTTGGTGAATCGGGTCTGGATGCAACTTATGGGAACGCCGTTAGTAGACACGCCTAGCGATTTTGGGACGCGCAGCACTGAACCGGAATACCTCGAATTGCTCGACTCGCTGGCTGAATCCTTTGTTGCCAACCAGTGGAGCATCAAGCAGCTGATTCGACACATTGTTTCCTCGAGAACCTACCAGCAGAGCAGCCTCGAGATTCAGCCAGGGAAGGACGTGGATCCCGCCAATCGCCTTTACTGGAGGATGAATCGAAAGCGGCTAGATTTCGAATCGCTGCGTGACACACTTCTTAAAGTTACGGGGAACCTTGACGAGAGACTCTACGGTCAAGCGGTTCCCATTGACCAATTGTCGGGAGCGCTCCGCAGAACGGTCTATTCCTATATTGATCGACAGAATCTGCCCAGTGTCTTCCGCACTTTTGACATGGCGAGCCCCGACACACACACTCCCAAGCGGCCACAGACCAGTGTGCCTCAACAGGGATTGTATTTGATGAACAGTGATTTTATTGCGGAAATCTCACTCCGCTTAAGTGAACAGCCCGAGTTCAGCGATGCGGAAGTCGACGCGGCCGAGAAGGCCAATCGGCTGTTTCAGCAGATTCTCGGCCGAGCAGCCACCGAGCAAGAAATTCAGCTGGCCGTGGAACTCACCGAGCAGGCAGAACAGGCGGCACCCGCTGAACTTGCGGAGCGTTGGATCTACGGTTACGGACCGTTCGATGTGTCTAATGCTACACTTCAGTCCTTCACTCGCTTGCCAATGTTCATCGCAGAGACCTGGCAGGGTGGCGCCGAGTTGCCAGATGCAAAGCTAGGTTGGTGTAAGCTCAGTGCACTGGGAGGGCACCCAGGTAATAGTCAAGAGTTCGCGGTCGTCCGGCGGTGGGTCGCGCCACGCAGTGGTACGGTTTCCATCCGCGGCAACTTGAACCATCCCGCTGCGGAGGGTGACGGAGTCCGCGCCAGTCTGCTCTCCGGAGGGAAACTCATCGAGCAGTGGACTGCCCTTAACCAGCGGATGCCGACTAGGGCTCAGGGGATCGACGTTGAGCAGGGCGCCGTGCTCGATTTTGTGACCGATTGCATTAGCTCTCCCAACCACGATTCGTTCGAGTGGAAGGTGGCAGTGCAGTACCGTGAAGGGACGCCCAAGGAGTTTCGATCGGAAGCGGGAGTCCCGCAGCCGCCCAAAACTCCGATGAATCCTTGGGCCCTCTTGGTCCAGGCCCTGTTAACCACGAACGAGCTTGCATTCGTGGATTAG
- a CDS encoding toprim domain-containing protein, whose protein sequence is MFPPKNPRKFSDCLQHLPAGSSELLIVEGDSASDAVVKLRNPEYQAVLPMQGKPMNAMKASTAKLENSPLFRTLCESLGVSLRDPASTSKLKYSRIVFLFDPDADGIHCGVLMLLFFYRFLRPVLDSGHVYRTQTPLFEVTTGSPSGQQTFYAYTEPELGVLMRDVRQAGLTITGRSYFRGLANFPASTLKSTCINPASRKLVRLGARDAEAALRIFRHSAQPA, encoded by the coding sequence ATGTTCCCACCCAAGAATCCGCGAAAATTCAGCGACTGCCTCCAGCACTTGCCGGCTGGCAGCAGTGAACTGCTGATCGTGGAGGGGGATTCTGCCTCAGATGCAGTCGTCAAGCTGCGAAATCCTGAATACCAGGCCGTGTTGCCCATGCAGGGAAAACCGATGAACGCAATGAAGGCGTCCACTGCGAAACTGGAAAACTCTCCTCTGTTTCGCACGCTCTGCGAGTCCTTGGGGGTCAGCCTAAGGGATCCGGCCTCAACCTCAAAATTGAAGTACTCCCGAATCGTATTCCTATTTGATCCCGATGCAGACGGGATACACTGCGGGGTGCTGATGTTGCTATTCTTCTATCGTTTTCTGCGTCCAGTACTAGACTCAGGGCACGTCTATAGAACGCAAACACCTCTGTTCGAGGTCACGACCGGTTCGCCCTCTGGTCAGCAGACCTTCTACGCCTACACAGAACCCGAGCTTGGTGTGCTCATGCGGGACGTGCGACAAGCGGGCCTGACCATTACCGGTCGCAGCTACTTCCGAGGGCTGGCCAACTTTCCGGCAAGCACGCTGAAGTCCACCTGCATTAATCCGGCGAGTCGCAAGCTAGTACGGCTGGGGGCGCGAGACGCTGAAGCAGCGCTGCGGATTTTTCGACATTCCGCTCAGCCAGCGTAA
- a CDS encoding fatty acid desaturase family protein, with protein sequence MSTVWMEPAVDTESQSESSRAKAAARDLLIASKFFAQERRGASWWHLSSTLAALVITASVAAWGGAAWLRILGSLLTGLILVRMFILYHDYQHHSILRNSRLASLILSVYGYLMLTPPSVWKRSHDHHHRNNSKLFGASIGSFPIMTTTNYKLASGWEKFEYRLARSPFVILFGYLIVFLFGMCVRPLLMDPRRHWDAPLAVVLHVGVALLLAYCSDWQTSLLVLILPTWVATFSGAYLFYIQHNFPAAKIRKNNEWSYADAALASSSYLELGPIMHWLTGNIGYHHVHHLNAKIPFYRLPEAMAALAELQSPGKTSLRIRDIMGCLRLKLWDVSQDRFVTFADAAARG encoded by the coding sequence TTGAGCACCGTTTGGATGGAACCTGCCGTGGACACGGAGTCCCAGTCAGAGTCATCGCGAGCAAAAGCGGCCGCCCGCGATCTGCTCATCGCGAGTAAGTTTTTTGCACAAGAGAGACGTGGGGCAAGTTGGTGGCATTTGAGTTCGACTCTGGCCGCACTTGTGATCACCGCTTCCGTTGCTGCATGGGGTGGTGCGGCTTGGCTGCGCATCTTGGGAAGTCTTCTGACCGGGTTGATCTTGGTTCGGATGTTTATCCTTTACCATGATTATCAACACCATTCGATCCTCAGGAACTCCCGCCTGGCGAGTCTGATTTTGAGCGTCTACGGATACTTGATGCTGACCCCACCAAGTGTTTGGAAGCGTTCTCACGACCACCATCATCGCAATAACTCCAAGCTGTTTGGCGCCAGCATTGGTTCTTTTCCGATCATGACGACCACGAACTACAAACTTGCTTCGGGGTGGGAAAAGTTTGAGTACCGCTTAGCCCGCAGTCCGTTCGTGATCTTGTTTGGCTACCTGATCGTATTCCTGTTCGGCATGTGCGTGCGGCCTCTGTTGATGGATCCCCGTCGACATTGGGATGCCCCCCTGGCGGTGGTGCTGCATGTGGGGGTAGCTCTGTTGCTGGCTTACTGCTCCGATTGGCAAACGAGTTTGTTGGTGTTGATCTTGCCTACCTGGGTAGCAACGTTCAGTGGGGCCTATCTGTTCTACATTCAGCATAATTTCCCGGCCGCCAAGATTCGGAAGAACAATGAATGGAGTTACGCGGATGCAGCTTTAGCCTCCTCGAGCTACCTTGAATTGGGGCCGATTATGCACTGGTTGACGGGTAACATCGGATACCACCATGTTCATCATCTGAACGCCAAAATCCCGTTCTACCGCCTGCCTGAAGCAATGGCGGCATTGGCGGAGCTGCAATCCCCAGGGAAGACGTCCCTGCGAATTCGGGATATAATGGGCTGTTTGCGACTGAAGTTATGGGATGTGTCGCAAGATCGGTTTGTAACCTTTGCGGATGCGGCCGCTCGGGGCTGA
- a CDS encoding zinc-ribbon domain-containing protein, producing the protein MEWETDEETETVICNNCGADVYADADRCPACGHYLLDDESAASSQPKWVILTVGILLTLFAYWVLAPLL; encoded by the coding sequence TTGGAGTGGGAAACGGACGAAGAGACAGAGACAGTCATTTGCAATAATTGTGGAGCTGACGTGTATGCGGATGCCGATCGCTGCCCTGCGTGCGGCCACTACCTGCTCGATGATGAGTCGGCGGCCTCGTCGCAGCCCAAGTGGGTCATCTTGACGGTGGGCATTCTGCTCACTCTATTTGCCTACTGGGTGTTAGCACCTTTACTGTAA